In the genome of Epinephelus fuscoguttatus linkage group LG4, E.fuscoguttatus.final_Chr_v1, the window TTGTAGTGCCACAATCACTACTGAAAATGCTGCTAATATCCTGCTAAAAAACCCACCCAGTTTTAGTGTCACaattgcagctggaaatgccatAATGTCTAGCTTAAAACAGTTGGTGTTGGTGCCacaattaccacaaaaaaatgcagccaATGTCTCGCTAAAGAACACCTGGTGTTTGAGGTTGGCTCTAAAACAGAAATCCCCAACAATGTCTTACCAAAAACAcccattttttgtttgtgtttttgctatAATAGCAGCAGAAAATGCCACAATGTGCAGCTGGAAAACATctggttttggtgccacaatcactAAAAATGCAGCcgatgtctcgctaaaaaacacctgggTTTGGTGCCATAatagcagctggaaatgccaAAATCTCTCACCAAAAACACCTAGTCTAAAACACCTAGTGCAGTTTGTTGGTCAGTGGgctgctgcttggcagccatctcagtttcatgccatccaccatcccctccaccctatgatgacaaagtcagctcatatacatgtaactGAACTATGTCAGTGCAGAAAAGTTGATATGTTGCGTACGAAACAAAAGTTAAATATTCATACTTTGCACAAgagtacaatgccagcattttcttctgacGACTGGGCTGTGTTAAATTACTCCACCTTGTTACTTATTGAACCTCAAAAGgcagcacacacagaaaaatggcATGACTTTTAAAATGTGGTGATGATAGATGCTGTTGTCCTCAACCATGGAAATAAAGGAACCACTCACAGCTGACAAAAATAGCAGAAGGTTTTGCAACTGCCCCAGTGACAGTTggcaaaacaaatcaaataaactaataaaactTTAAGAAAAAAGCATTCATGTGAAATTGGCAGCAGTGTTTCAGAGTTGGAGTTATATTAGACATCTGGAGCTGGATTccatttcttatttcattttagcACAGAAACAGTATTGTGAGTTAATGTTAGTACACTACTTTAATTTGTTATGTATTAACTGCTAAAATAGGGCACTTCAACTTTAGTACAGTTTATACCTAATGGTACGAGTAAAGCATATAGTACCTAATTAGAACAGTGTGTCTGTATGGTGGAGAGAAACTTGAAAAAGACATTTGTGACATTTGGCAACATTTAAAATCATGCTGCAGATTTACACACAGGCAGATTTACGGTCATCCCACTGAGAAGATTTAATAAACACTCTGGAGCCTGAAGCCGTGGAGTGTTTAGCAGTCGAGCTTGCATTTGAGAATATTTCAGAAGATCGTACTACTTTTCATTTCATAGTAAGGACACACATTGGAAAAGCTCCCAGAAGCTGAGTCAATATTTTACCTGTTGTAAAGGCCATTCTGCCAAGGCTTTGTTCAATACATATTTCAGTAGTATGTGTACTGGATGTCTAGGTTCTGCTCCAGTCAATACTGCTATACTATGGTGAAATGAaagtttaaaagaaagaaaatttcACTTCCAGAATTGTCCCTCATTATTCTACAAGTCAAGATATATATACAGAGAATGTGTTATGAATGGGCCGACAATTTAAACCTCATTAATTGCATTCAAGATGAAATGCAGGCAGGCTCATCTTATAAATTACAGTGGGCTTCAGGAAGCTCCTCGGGGGATACTTAGTGCTCTGTTTTCCACACTTAATAGACTGTAATTTAGTACATAAACTAGATTAAAAGCAGCAACTGCACAGTCATATTTAGCCCTGCTTTCATGTGGTTATAATGTAGATTAAAGACGGGGTTACAAAATGAGGCAGTATGCTCGAATGGGTCATGAGAAAGATCTATTTCacaaagtgaaaataaacttgaaaaagacaaagacaatgtTCTGTCACATAATCCCCACCAAGATGCTTAAATTCTAAATACTGTCTTGAtgagtaaaaacaaatgtgtgcttTATAAATTAAGGGTCTGCAAAGCAGATTTAGATTTGTAGATTTGTGAACTGTAACTCTGAATGAGTGGTTCCCAGACTTTATCCTTAAGGGACccctttttttattatcaagtaAACTGACGACAgattttatggatatttcattttatattcaatgtttaaaaataacagTACTGAAACACTGCAACTGACCCCAACAGTGAAAacaataactgcaggaagtttgtgtaaaattaGCAATTTGGACAATTTTGAGTAGATTGTATTGATTAAATTTTGCATCACAGGTAcgtttttctgatatttttagTAACTTTCTATACAATTCTGTCTatattatatgttgttttttttttttttagtaatcaTACACACTAAATAGGTTTCATTTTTGTTCTCCTCCCTGACGCTTGGCCATTATTCTATTagctctgtggttgttttaactgGGTACTTTTCTAATGCAGAGTGAGGCAGTTTAGTTTTTTGTTCAGGTTCTCAATGTGCCCTTAACcggtgacattttttttattttaatatcttgaataataatctaaacgttgaaaataagaatttaatttagttttcctCACATAATAGATACTGAGATATAGGCCTACTGTataccaatcaatcaatccaatcaattttatttataaagcccaatatcacaaatcacaatttgcctcacagggctttacagcatacgacatccctctgtcttatGGACCCTCACAGCGTATATGAATATATACCTTTTTTTTGCACCCTTAAaacaaccctgtctcctagaaattgtATTTGTAAATTACTAAACTGTTTTAATAATTACTtttgctgcctggattatgtttaaagatatactaAGCAAGATTTTCCTGAAAACAATGAATAGACTCATActgaagtaatccctctcaatcatcgcCTATGACcaactagaagtgtgtggcactgtatttttctgcaaagactctgctctctgcctgtattttcttattattttctgtgttcaggatgtttatTGACGTCTACGGCTACTGCACTACAGTGAGGCTAGGGCTTCAttaaaaggtagcgaccagatgccagactgtaagcagcaggcatccaagagacagcGCCAAGGCTGCAGACTGCAGataataatggatgtagctaccatgatgtcacccattggtttgtggacagcTGTTTTGGAGCCTTAAGTTAGGCATTTCAACTGTCgccatcatgttttttttggaaacagaagtgaccatatttgagaGGGTAGAGCAGCCTTTCAATATGCAAAACTTTGGCCCTTAATAAATTGTAAACAGGTGAAAAACTCCCCTCtctgtacagctgtcatgaataTTGTAATTagttatagagaccaaaattaTGCTTTGTACGAGGCTGTAAAcaagtttatttctgctgtaaatctgGGCATTTTATCATGGTGGTCTATAGGGTTTGAagctgttttggagccagactcaagtggtcattcgacgaactgcagtttttggcacttcaacATCATAATTTTTCAGCCTTTGGGCTACACTCCAAACCAGACTGAATCTGGAGTTGACTTTAATTACACTTTTGCTGGCAAGcatgttcacaaacagtaaccaacaattctGCATAGTACCTTTAAGAGACAACGTTTCTTTGAGTTACTGGAATACTACATTTATGTACCAAGTCGTGAATGGTGGACATACAAAGTACAGGACTGTGACATCAGAACCCTGAGTTTGCATCCAGACATCTGTCTCTGGTTATGTTATTCAACAGAAACACTTTAGTTGAGGTAAGGGAAAGATTGTGATTTTGTTTAATCATTAATTAATGCAGAACAACCACGGCTCCACCCAGCTTGGTCTTAGCAAAGTGCTGAAAATATCAGTAAGTATTATCAATAAGTATGCTCCaccttcatcagagcatacATGCAGTCCACTAGACTGaaagctcaacaataaagtgaaacactgcgTCGCTGTAAGTGTGCCAAAATATTTTCTACCAGTCTCGCTAATCATTAATGGTCAATCAATAATGCTGTGGTCACTACGAGTAGAGAGTGTTTTGCAAGATTGCCTATTTTGGCTGAGAACAAATGGAATATTTCGTCAATGAACATTTCATTTAGTATCAACAATTTTGCGGCTTGCCAGGTACGGTAATTcacaacatttcctcattatgttaaaAGATAATGCAGTTAACTTAGCATTAAGATTTCCCCTGTTTCAAATCAGTTGTGTATCAACATAATTTCTATGAGACAGGGCTGCCTGAGATCAAGAAGGCCTCTGGACCCCCTGTGAGGCTTTGGTGACTCCTAGTGGGGGTCAGGACCCCCATGTTGGGAACCAGTACTCTATATGTCACATACATAACTCATCTAGTTATTAAATAAAATCGATTTTGCTCAACATACTGTAATGACTCAGTAAACCTTACCTTGAGATTATCCTGGTTGATTATGGTGTGCTCTCCCTCATAGGAAATGATGACCTCATTGGTGATCACCTCCGGCTCAGAGTAATAACCTTGCTTGAATATCTTAATCCTGAACGTTCCCTCTTCTGAATGTCCTCTTGCTTGGACAGTGAAGCTGAAGGAGTCCTTGGACCTCAGACTCTCATAATTATGCTCATATGACACAACACCTTTTTTCAGATCCTCCTGGGTGAACTCTAAAGCCTCGATCCCACTGACAATAATCCTGCCATCGCTCGGTGGCGACGTGACCTGGAACTTGATCTCACTATCGCTTCTGATGTCCATGTTCGTGTCAGCGCTCAGCAGGGTGGTGTTAAGGGTCTTGGTGCTTCCATGGTCGATGACAATGATCGTGTTGTTCACGACTCGCAGGTAGGGCTCACTTGCCTGGATGTCAAGCAGCGCGGTGGTCTTGTGGAAGCCATCTGACACCTGCAATGAGAAGCGTTCCCGGTCCGCTCCGTGGTGGATGAAGAGGATTTTCTTATCTCGCAGGTCGGCTTGTGTGAAACGGAAAAGGGCCTGTGAGGGATTAGCTGTTGAGACGATGTTGCCTGAGAGGATTCCCTCACGAGCGTAGACAATTTGGGTGTCATTGAAACCGGAGTCGTCATCCTTAAACTGAATGACATCAGTTGTAAGCAGACGCTGACCATGGCGGACTACATTGAAGACTTTATCCACAACCCTCACAGGAGCATGCTCGTTCTTGGATTGGATTGTTATTTGGAAAACTCCGCTCAGTGCTTCCTCAGTGCCTGAACTTTCTCCTCCTTGATCAAATGCTGAAAAATGGAACTCATCACTGCTCGTCTTGGAGCCATCGTGCTTGTAAATAAGTCTTTCAAACTTAAGGTCTTCATTGCTGAATATTCTTATCGCCCCCTCAAATCTAGGCTGCCCAGGTGGGGAGTCCCTGATCAGTCGCCCGTACTTTGGCCCCTGTGTGACCCTGTACACAAAATCTGTAGAGCTTGGGGAGTGCATCCAAAGATAGTATTTGTTCAGAGCATGCTCACCACCCTGCAAGACAACCAGCTTCTCATTAGTCAGAACAGGAGCATCTGCATTTGCGAGGATGGTAATTGGGAAGGTGTACAGAGGGGAGTACTGATCGTCAGCAAGGACCCTGAACTGGAACTGGTCTATACTATCCACAGCTCTTTGCACACGTACTTTGTAGCTAACAGTGCTGTCCAAAATGTCCTTCTGTGTGAAGGTGTCCCCCTCAGCCAACTCCCTGTCTGACAACTTGAGACTACCGAGTGTTGGAGGCTTGACGATGATGTATCTTACAGTTTGTGGATCTGGGTTTTTCCCTTTTACTTCGGCTTGAAGCTCAGTTACACTGATCGTTTGCTCCTCACCTGCCTCCATCTCAAGTGGGACCAGGTTAGAAATTTTAACTTGCGCAGGGATGATTTTGACCAAGAAGTTTTGGTTGTGGAGGGAGAACTGCCCCAAGTGGACGTCGAACTGAATCCTCTCGCTCACAACATCTTCCTGGTCAGCCGAGTCTGTGCTAACGTACCTCAGGCGGGCTTGATCTAAATCGGATTGATGGAAAGTTGTAACCTGCTTGTACATTCCATTAGGTGTCATTATCTGTAGTTCTCCATACATCAAAGGTTGCGTGACGTTGTATACAACATCTCCATTACGAGGATGAGCGATGACAGCCAGGCTTTGAACACCTATGGATCCGTTGCTTCCTTGAGACAAGAGAAGTCCAGTGTTGGTGACCATAGTCATATGAGGCTGTGTCACAGCTAACGTAAAAGAAGTTGAATGGCTGACTGACTGTCCATCTGACACCTCCAAGGTAATTCCAGAAGCACTACCCGCTCTGTGTATGAAATAGATATTTCCATCTTTCAGTTCCTTGCAAGTGAACTCTGAGATGCTTCTTCCAGGCTGCTGACCGTTTTCGAAGTAACCAACTGCCATGGGAGGTGCTAAGGTTACAGTTACTACTAAATCATCGCAGCGACTGTCAGAATCCATGATTTTAATAAGGCTGGGACTCAGACGAGTTCTGCCGTTTTCTGTGACGGTGAGTTCTCCTCCACCAAGTTGTGGTATGTCATTGATGGGAAGAATTTCTACCGGGACAATATACTCCTGAGGAGTCGTTAAACATTCTGGAAGATTGTCATCACTTTGCACAACCACCTGCAGCTGGATTTGATCTGCATGCCTTTCATTTCCATCATGCATATACTTGATTTTCTTATTGACAACATCAAGAAGAGTGAACTTTCGTGTGCGCCTTGTGCTGGTGTTTATATCTACCAAGCCATACCAGGGATCATTCTGGAGGGTAAAGATGATCTGAGACTGACGTATTCCTGCAGCACTGAGGTCAAATGTAGGGTTCATGTTGTTGATATCAAGAAGAGCTTCCCCAACTTCGGGCACAAGCAACGGAGCAACATCGAGgagttttgttacatttttgaaaatctcTGGTGTGTCATCTGTTGGGTAGCAATGCTGTTCACTGACGTCTACATCAACATATGGGAATTGAACGGGTGGAGAAGTTGTTGCGTCTGTGTCGTAGTAAGTTGAGTAGTCATAGTCCTCTCCTTCACATTTGACATGGACATCTTTTGTCACCAAAGCATCCTGCAGGCTTCTGTCCTTCTGATTTACTTTGATCTCTCCTAAACAACCAATGAAGGATTCGGCTGTCATTTCCTCCTCTGCACGACTCAAGGACCCGCTGTCACGAAACACGTCCTTCATTTTCCCCTGGATGCCTCCTAAATACAAGTTTCCAACCAAGTCCAATTTTTCAGACGGgtcaagagggagagaggaagactgGCTATCTACCATGATGGTAAAAGAATCCTGACTGACTTGAACCTTAACTCTGTGCCACTGATCATCATCCAGCTGCACCTGGGTATTCTCTAGCACCTCCATGCCACTGCCAAGGTCCACCACACCTTTGAGAAAGCCTTTCACGACACCAATAGCGATGAAGTCTGTTTCTTGGCCAGGGTGGAAAGCAAGTAACGCGTCCTCAATGGTGGTTTTCATCAGGACTTCTAAGACCCTTGGAGCACCACTAGGCCCACTCCAGGTGGGGAAGGACACAAACGAATCAGGAGTGCTGAAACTAGTCGCCTCCCCGTCACCAGCCTCAAACTCACTGCTGCAGGTTTCCTTTGTGTCGTGGCATTGTTTAAACGCCGCACTGAGAATATCAAACTGGTGGGACTCAAATTTGACCTGAGTCATGCAGCCGCGGAAAGGGGGAATGGCAGTGCTGAGGTAGGAGGTGTCCAGTTCTCCTGTTCCTCCGAGCCAAATGCCCAGGTCAATATTGAGCTGTTCGCCGTTGACATCCACAGGAACGTACGTCGGGAAGAGCTCATCAATTGTCATGGTGAGTTTGCCATCTTGCAGTGTGAGTGAGACTTTGTGGTCCAGAAGATTGTTCAGCTGAACTCCTTGAGATGAGGTTAGTGTCACCTCGCCAGCCCCCATGTTCATCCGTGCCTAAGGGAAGACaaagacatttaatttaattattattacatatttggagatattaattaatatattgGTAAAACTTTATAATAACCATCATTAATAAGTGCTAATTGGTCATGGTTAGTAATTGGTTTGTAAACCATCTAAAAACATTATCTGAGAGGCTGTATGACGTTTTTGACGATGCTTTTAATAATTTGTTAATGATTAATAAGTACAATAtagtaacacattttttaacataaaacattAATTGGTGATCTATAAATCAGTGATTATTTGTGCACCGATAAAAGCACTCTATCAGATCACTGTATTGAACACATTATGAACAGATAGTAAGAGACAAGAAAATGGGAGATTACAaaaaagttatcaaaaaaaCTCAGCAATGACAactttactttaaaataaagtaataatacaATATTCAAAATGTGTGGGTAGGGCTACGTTAGACACACAGTTGATCTGTTGCAACTTCGTAATATCCATTCAAAGAATGTTTACTTTAAAAGCCATTTATAAAGTAACAGTAAAGTGTTAAAAACTACAGTTGTGACTCTATAACTTCCTCCCAAACAATGCTTATAGATGAATTTAAAGGCATGTATATACCATTTTGCaattttggaaaaacacagtgGATTGATGAGTCTCATTACCAGGTTGTCAAATGCTTTAAGTTGGTAAATGAACCAAACTGCCAAACAAAAGTGTCTGTATTTGACGACTTGAGAATGATATGCAACA includes:
- the cspg4 gene encoding chondroitin sulfate proteoglycan 4, which codes for MHSVLVGAFLTLLLCLPSPSHGESYFGDSYCSLQAFQDVSTFHLSLQIKTSRRSGLLLLAAGMEDYLFLELQNGKVQARMNMGAGEVTLTSSQGVQLNNLLDHKVSLTLQDGKLTMTIDELFPTYVPVDVNGEQLNIDLGIWLGGTGELDTSYLSTAIPPFRGCMTQVKFESHQFDILSAAFKQCHDTKETCSSEFEAGDGEATSFSTPDSFVSFPTWSGPSGAPRVLEVLMKTTIEDALLAFHPGQETDFIAIGVVKGFLKGVVDLGSGMEVLENTQVQLDDDQWHRVKVQVSQDSFTIMVDSQSSSLPLDPSEKLDLVGNLYLGGIQGKMKDVFRDSGSLSRAEEEMTAESFIGCLGEIKVNQKDRSLQDALVTKDVHVKCEGEDYDYSTYYDTDATTSPPVQFPYVDVDVSEQHCYPTDDTPEIFKNVTKLLDVAPLLVPEVGEALLDINNMNPTFDLSAAGIRQSQIIFTLQNDPWYGLVDINTSTRRTRKFTLLDVVNKKIKYMHDGNERHADQIQLQVVVQSDDNLPECLTTPQEYIVPVEILPINDIPQLGGGELTVTENGRTRLSPSLIKIMDSDSRCDDLVVTVTLAPPMAVGYFENGQQPGRSISEFTCKELKDGNIYFIHRAGSASGITLEVSDGQSVSHSTSFTLAVTQPHMTMVTNTGLLLSQGSNGSIGVQSLAVIAHPRNGDVVYNVTQPLMYGELQIMTPNGMYKQVTTFHQSDLDQARLRYVSTDSADQEDVVSERIQFDVHLGQFSLHNQNFLVKIIPAQVKISNLVPLEMEAGEEQTISVTELQAEVKGKNPDPQTVRYIIVKPPTLGSLKLSDRELAEGDTFTQKDILDSTVSYKVRVQRAVDSIDQFQFRVLADDQYSPLYTFPITILANADAPVLTNEKLVVLQGGEHALNKYYLWMHSPSSTDFVYRVTQGPKYGRLIRDSPPGQPRFEGAIRIFSNEDLKFERLIYKHDGSKTSSDEFHFSAFDQGGESSGTEEALSGVFQITIQSKNEHAPVRVVDKVFNVVRHGQRLLTTDVIQFKDDDSGFNDTQIVYAREGILSGNIVSTANPSQALFRFTQADLRDKKILFIHHGADRERFSLQVSDGFHKTTALLDIQASEPYLRVVNNTIIVIDHGSTKTLNTTLLSADTNMDIRSDSEIKFQVTSPPSDGRIIVSGIEALEFTQEDLKKGVVSYEHNYESLRSKDSFSFTVQARGHSEEGTFRIKIFKQGYYSEPEVITNEVIISYEGEHTIINQDNLKVDQADIVPTEMVFTIKAPPRLGHVVKLTNSSDSTASPVLDYIHSFTQEDIDQGHILYVSASIQGNDAFTVDVSNGFTTVEDLHVSVNIVPRLIPLRTFNFTVKEGLSKAINAEIVNITHPFYSSANIDFVVEEPPQHGDLRYLDGDEVTYFTWEEMKLGHIYYMHDSTESTEDSFTLSASAYEIERRSLPVTISVTVIPVNDEPPKLTRNTGLEVLAGEEADITSSMLNTEDADTPAEELVYHVDVPSNGMVALKEAPEEGIFNFTQAHINKGEVIFIHEGEESGGFSFTVTDGEHTSPLYQFVVTARPLTITMVTQEELMVFPGTRQSITSANLGAVTNEDGNEISYSLVRPPRLGRLILANDRNQYEEITSFSQTQLESGRVYYEHQIPEEPFWVVRDSVELTLASQPAPDVRHILPITVSYYAAHSNISSQLWKNKGLDVVQGQRKVIDDSILDASNLLASLPEAQRDDADVVFEMKRFPDHGRITLGGQDLSRNAPTFTQEDVTQGKLEFLHDDSGASFDSFAFRARLKSEGQGLPSPAESVVLEEVFNISIKRRGSDAPELVTTDMLLEVLQGSMTILTQKHLNTQDEDSPPDEVHFKVTKAPSNGRLVDSFTTDPISEFTQEMVNRGQVGFVSYGSLTDDFLEFIVSDGEHQTEPHTLHIGILARTLILDKAPEIKVKQGDDETLVTEEILKATTGGPVEEDILYKITSVPKYAAVMVDRQPTSAFTQKQIKEGRVSVRFVKSTSPRDSVAFVARSRAANVSSVLNITVQPLANIAQDPLLPQGALVQLDKKLLDATPLANKTRTSPTFTVIQQPQGARFVRAGGPGAGQPVDTFSQKELDEGRVAMEILNGNSGSKGSVSQDEARFLLKAHGVPPAECVLSFQTGPYNASGVYPATLLRVPSDAPSKDSNDLPGVAAAPRPTPASPRWRGNMDWPHGDAPTTASSGSSAHGKPHVTRRSNFWSILIPILVILLLLLLAAILAYYLIRKNKTGKHDVQTAASKPKNGEVASAETFRKTDPANNIPMSNMDSKDADPELLQSCRTTNPALKKNQYWV